The following are from one region of the Anguilla rostrata isolate EN2019 chromosome 7, ASM1855537v3, whole genome shotgun sequence genome:
- the LOC135259629 gene encoding anionic trypsin-2-like codes for MLMGNKILLGNLTILLFLGSLVSTPLKIHKRIVDGRQCRANEALYHVGLCRAPCNKKHDVFCGGSLINPKWVLSAAHCDDPQKSDLSVVIGTQDLSNTASWKVIKGKTIKHDKYDRKTLDSDIMLVELEESITPSNTIEIIGLPTGCDVNNEPPTMLQCLLAGWGVYGWTVPKGKTPGTPLFPDNLDCLDTHRAECPMEDTILPVTPNKFCAGGDGDSFNCGDFGGGLECVHDGRKELYGVASSFRAPPTSQPAKFTKVCQFVDWIKGHVAELK; via the exons ATGCTCATGGGAAACAAAATACTTTTAGGAAATCTTACGATTCTTCTCTTCCTTGGGTCTCTTG TCTCCACTCCACTGAAAATCCATAAGAGGATAGTAGATGGTAGACAGTGTCGGGCAAATGAAGCTCTCTACCACGTGGGCCTCTGCCGAGCACCATGTAATAAGAAACATGATGTGTTTTGTGGCGGATCCCTCATCAACCCAAAGTGGGTTTTGTCTGCAGCTCACTGTGATGACCCACAGAAAAG CGATTTGAGCGTGGTCATCGGCACACAGGACCTGTCGAACACAGCATCCTGGAAAGTCATCAAGGGCAAGACCATCAAGCACGATAAATATGACAGGAAAACTCTTGACAGCGACATCATGTTGGTGGAGCTGGAAGAATCCATCACCCCCAGCAACACCATTGAAATCATTGGCCTGCcaacaggatgtgatgtcaaCAACGAGCCTCCAACGATGCTGCAGTGTCTCCTGGCCGGCTGGGGGGTGTATGGGTGGACTGTTCCAAAAG GAAAAACCCCTGGCACTCCACTCTTCCCTGACAACCTGGACTGTCTGGACACCCACAGAGCTGAGTGCCCTATGGAGGACACCATCCTCCCTGTCACCCCCAACAAATTCTGTGCTGGGGGCGATGGAGACTCCTTCAACTGT GGTGACTTTGGTGGAGGTTTGGAATGTGTCCACGATGGGAGGAAGGAACTTTACGGAGTGGCATCAAGTTTCCGAGCCCCACCCACCTCTCAGCCAGCCAAATTCACCAAAGTCTGCCAGTTTGTTGACTGGATAAAAGGCCATGTTGCAGAATTGAAGTGA